From the Sphingobium sp. RAC03 genome, the window AACCAATATCTGCGGTGCCAGCCGCGCCAATATCGCCATCTGTTCGACGCCGCCCGTCCCTGAACGCCGACAAAAAAAGGGAGCGTCGAAGCGCTCCCTTTTTCTTTACACCAACCGGCTCTGCTTGACCGCCGCTTCGATGAAGCTGGCGAACAGGGGATGCGGGTCGAAGGGTTTGGATTTCAGTTCCGGGTGGAACTGGACGCCGACGAACCAGGGATGGTCGGGGCGTTCGACGATTTCGGGCAGCGTGCCGTCCGGCGACATGCCGGAGAAGAGCAGCCCGCCCTTTTCCAGTGGCTCGCGATAGCCGGCATTGACTTCATAGCGATGGCGGTGCCGTTCGCTGATTTCGGTGGTGCCATAGACGCCAGCGACGACGCTATTGCCGGTCAGTTTGGCGGGATAAGCGCCCAGCCGCATGGTGCCGCCCAGGTCGGTTTCGGCGGTGCGCTTCTGCAAGCCCTCGGTGCTCATCCATTCGGTGATGAGGCCGACAACCGGCTCGCTGGTTTCGCCAAATTCGGTGGTCGAGGCATGGGCAATGCCCGCCGTGTTCCGCGCGCCTTCGATGCAGGCCATCTGCATGCCGAGGCATATGCCGAAGAAGGGCACGCCGCGTTCGCGCGCGAACTGGACCGAGGCAATCTTGCCTTCCGACCCGCGCACGCCGAAGCCGCCGGGGACCAGGATGCCGTGCATCGGTTCGAGCCGGGCGGTGATGTCCGAATCCGCTTCCTCGAACAGTTCCGCGTCGATCCACTTGATGTTGACCTTCACCCGATTGGCAAGGCCGCCATGGTGGAGCGCTTCGTGCAGCGATTTATAGGCGTCGAGCAGGCCGACATATTTGCCGACCACGCCGATCGTCACTTCGCCTTCGGGGTTCTGCTGCCGGTCCATGATGTCGTCCCACCGCTCCATCGAGGGCTCAGGCGCATCATCGATGCCAAAGGCGCGCAGGACTTCGGCGTCCAGCCCTTCGGCATGATATTGCTGGGGCACGGCATAGATGCTGGAGGCGTCGAGCGCGGGGATCACCGCTTCGGGACGCACGTTGCAGAAGAGCGCGATCTTCTTGCGCTCGCTTTCGGGCAAGGGATGTTCGCAGCGGCACAGCAAGATGTCCGGCTGGATGCCGAGCGAGGTCAGTTCGCGGACGCTATGCTGGGTCGGCTTGGTCTTCAATTCGCCGGCCGCCGCGATGTAGGGCACCAGCGTCACATGGACGAAGATCGATTGGCCACGATCGAGGTCGTTATGCAGCTGGCGAATCGCCTCCATGAAGGGCAGCGATTCGATATCGCCCACGGTGCCGCCGATCTCGCACAGGACGAAGTCGAGACCGTCGGTATCGGCGAGGGCGAACGCCTTGATCTCGTCCGTGACGTGTGGAATGACCTGTACGGTTGCGCCCAGATAATCGCCGCGCCGTTCGCGCTGGATGATCGTCTGATAGACGCGGCCCTGCGTGACATTGTCCGACTGGCGCGCGGAAACGCCGGTAAAGCGTTCATAATGGCCAAGGTCGAGGTCGGTTTCCGCCCCGTCATCGGTCACATAGACTTCGCCATGCTGATAGGGGGACATGGTCCCCGGATCGACGTTGAGATAGGGGTCGAATTTCCGAATGCGGACGCGATAGCCCCTCGCTTGCAGCAGCGCTGCAAGGGATGCGGCCATGAGGCCTTTTCCGAGCGAGGAGACCACGCCGCCGGTGATGAATATATACCGCGCCATGGGAGAGAAGGGTTAGCCTTTCGGAACAACAAAGGGCAAGCGCGCGAATCCACGCGCGCTTAAAAAAGATCAGCGATGTCGATGAACGGTTTAGTTGGCGAGGGGAACCGCGCCGTTGGCCGCCGCACCATTGCCGACCGAATCAGCTGCACCGGCCAGCGGATCGACGGTGCCGGCCGCGGGCGCGCTTTGGCTCGTCGGCGCCTGCCGCACCAGGGAGGTGTCGATGTCGGTCGGGGCATGGCGCACCGCCGCGATCACCGCCATGGCGATCGACAACAGCACGAAGACCGTCGCCAGGATGGAGGTGGACCGGGTGAGGAAATCCGCCGCGCCGCGCGCCGACATGAAGCCAGCCGGGCTACCACCCACGCCCAGCCCGCCGCCTTCCGACTTCTGCATCAGGATGACGGTGACCAGCAGGGCGGCCACGATGGCCTGCACGACGAGAAGAAAAGTGAACATGCGACGGGTTTCTGTCCGGGTAAGGAGGGCGTTGCCGGGCACATAGCGACGAAGCGACGCGGGGGCAACCGCCGCTTTGTCGTTCGGCCGATCGGGAGAGGTCGCGACGTTCAAATATCCTCCTTCGGCGGGGGAGGATTTATCGATCAGCGTGACTTGGCTGGATTCCAGGTCGTGACGGTGCGGCCGGTCATGGCTTTGACCACGCCCTGCAAGGTGGCGGCATAGGCGATCATGATATCGACCAGCGCCGCGAACGGCCCGCTTTTCGCGCGGACACCGGCCCAGATGGTCAGAGCGACGGCCAGGGCGCCGACCATGTAGAGCATGGGCGAAATCCGCATCGCCAGCGTGCCCGCAGCAATCGCGCCGGTCAGGATGAAGATGCCGCCGAACCAGCGGACGATCTTGCGCGAGGCATATTTGAAGCGATCGATCGCGCGCATTTGGCGCAGTTGCGGGCGCAGATGGACATGGGTGTGCCAGGCACGGGCAGCTATGCGCACCTTGCGGCGATATTCATCCTTGCGCCCCGTCACCAGCCGTTCGCGGGCGATGACGTCCTTGGCCTTGATCAGGCGCTTGCCCGCGAACACGACGGCCATCGAGACGGTGAGGTCATCCAGCACGCTGTCGGGGAAATCGGGATAGAGGCTGCGGCGGATCGAGAAGATCGAACCGTCGGCGCCCAGCACATTGCCGGTGCGCGATTCTTCGTCTTTCAGCCGTTCCTCGATCCGCCAGTAGAGCGAGCCGACCGAAGCGGTCGCGCTTTCATCCGCGCCGATATAGTGGAGCGATCCCAACACGCCGCCAATAGCCGGGTCGGCATAGCGGGCGAGCAGATTGTCGATGGCGTCGCCGTCCAGCAGGACATTGGCGTCGGTGAAGATCAGCACGTCGCCACTGGCGCGGGCGGCGAGTTGCTTCATGCCATGCGCCTTGCCGCTGCGGCCGGGGCCACGGATCACGGTAACGAGATCGCCTTGGGCCGCGATCAGATCACCGGTGCCGTCGGACGAGCCATCGTCGAAGGCCAGGCATTCCAGCCCTGGATGGCGGGCCTTGAGCATCGCGATATTGGCGAGCTTTTCCGGCATCGCATGGGCTTCATTAAAGGCGCAGAAGAGCAGCGAGGCGCTGGGCGGCGTGGTCGCTGTCCGCGCTTCGGGAAGCGTCGGTAAAGCGCGCAGAATCAAGGGGTAGAAGAGGAAGGGCCACAGCAAAGCGAACAGCGAAGCGGACAGTAGAACGCCTATCAGCAGGTCGGTCATGCTCAATAGGCCTTGTGGTGGACGAGGACGCCCAAGGTCGCGACGATGATGCGCAG encodes:
- the secG gene encoding preprotein translocase subunit SecG, translated to MFTFLLVVQAIVAALLVTVILMQKSEGGGLGVGGSPAGFMSARGAADFLTRSTSILATVFVLLSIAMAVIAAVRHAPTDIDTSLVRQAPTSQSAPAAGTVDPLAGAADSVGNGAAANGAVPLAN
- a CDS encoding glycosyltransferase family 2 protein — protein: MTDLLIGVLLSASLFALLWPFLFYPLILRALPTLPEARTATTPPSASLLFCAFNEAHAMPEKLANIAMLKARHPGLECLAFDDGSSDGTGDLIAAQGDLVTVIRGPGRSGKAHGMKQLAARASGDVLIFTDANVLLDGDAIDNLLARYADPAIGGVLGSLHYIGADESATASVGSLYWRIEERLKDEESRTGNVLGADGSIFSIRRSLYPDFPDSVLDDLTVSMAVVFAGKRLIKAKDVIARERLVTGRKDEYRRKVRIAARAWHTHVHLRPQLRQMRAIDRFKYASRKIVRWFGGIFILTGAIAAGTLAMRISPMLYMVGALAVALTIWAGVRAKSGPFAALVDIMIAYAATLQGVVKAMTGRTVTTWNPAKSR
- a CDS encoding CTP synthase produces the protein MARYIFITGGVVSSLGKGLMAASLAALLQARGYRVRIRKFDPYLNVDPGTMSPYQHGEVYVTDDGAETDLDLGHYERFTGVSARQSDNVTQGRVYQTIIQRERRGDYLGATVQVIPHVTDEIKAFALADTDGLDFVLCEIGGTVGDIESLPFMEAIRQLHNDLDRGQSIFVHVTLVPYIAAAGELKTKPTQHSVRELTSLGIQPDILLCRCEHPLPESERKKIALFCNVRPEAVIPALDASSIYAVPQQYHAEGLDAEVLRAFGIDDAPEPSMERWDDIMDRQQNPEGEVTIGVVGKYVGLLDAYKSLHEALHHGGLANRVKVNIKWIDAELFEEADSDITARLEPMHGILVPGGFGVRGSEGKIASVQFARERGVPFFGICLGMQMACIEGARNTAGIAHASTTEFGETSEPVVGLITEWMSTEGLQKRTAETDLGGTMRLGAYPAKLTGNSVVAGVYGTTEISERHRHRYEVNAGYREPLEKGGLLFSGMSPDGTLPEIVERPDHPWFVGVQFHPELKSKPFDPHPLFASFIEAAVKQSRLV